The DNA window ACGTCGGGGTCGCGACCTAATTCAATGACACCTGATTTTCCGTCACGCGGCTTTCTTATCTGGAAACCAGGCGAGTCAAAATCTGCCGCCACGATCTCGAAATCGTCTGGATAATAATCGCGTGCTTGTGCAATCAAATCTTCGATTGAAGCAGCGCAGAATACCTTTGCATTCGACGTATCGTAGCTTTCTCCAAACCCAGCATCCCGCTGGACTCTCCCGGTCAGCGCTGAGTTGCCATCAGCGTCGGTTTCGCAAGTGGGCCCGTACCACACCGGAATCTGATGCCCCCACCAGAGCTGCCGCGAGATGCACCAGGGCTCGATGTTTTCGAGCCAGTTGAAATAGACCTTCTTGTCCTGCTCGGGGAGGATTTCCGTCTCGCCATTGCGCACGGCATCGATCGCGGGCTGCACGATCTGCGCGGTGTCCACAAACCACTGATCCGTGAGCATCGGTTCGATCACCACTTTTGAGCGGTCGCCAAACGGCTGCATGATCTTTTTGGCCTCAACGAGCGGGGCAAGCTCGCTGCTTTCCTGCCCGTCCTCTTCGTCGATCACCGGCACGCGGTGCATGACCGCGAGACCCTCGGCGGTGATCTGTTCCACAACCTTTTTGCGCGCCTCGAACCGGTCAAGTCCGCGCAGATCTTCGGGCACCAGATTGACGTCACTCACATCGGGCGCAGGTTGCTCTGAGGGCGACTGAAAGCGGCCTTCGGTGCTTTTGTGCATTTCGACCCACAGGTCCGCAATGCGCCCCGCCTCTTCGGCGGAGTCTTCGTAAGGTCGTCCGTCCGCGCGCATCCGGCCTTTGGTGTCCAGCAGCGCGTAAAGCGGAATGTTGTTGCGCATGGCCACGGCGTAGTCGTTGAAGTCATGCGCCCCGGTGATCTTCACCGCACCGGAGCCAAAGGCGGGGTCGGGGTATTCGTCGGTGATGATCGGGATAAGCCGGCGGTGCTCTTTCGGGCCGACCGGGATTTCACATAGTTTTCCGATGATTGGCGCATAACGCTCATCTGTCGGGTGAACGGCAACCGCGCCGTCGCCCAGCATGGTTTCGGGCCGCGTGGTGGCAATGGAGATATAGTCGCGCGTCTCGCGCAGGGTCTCATTGCCGTCCTCGTCCTTTTCCACATATTCATAGGTGGCACCGCCCGCGAGCGGGTATTTAAAGTGCCACATGAAGCCGTCGGTCTCGATGTTCTCGACCTCAAGATCGGAGATCGCCGTCTCGAAATGCGGGTCCCAGTTCACCAGGCGCTTGCCGCGGTAAATCAGGCCTTTGTTGTACATATCCACAAAGACCTTGATCACCGCATCGTGGAAATCGGGTCCCCGGCCGGCTTCCGGATCGCCCGGTGCGCCGCCCATGGTAAAGGCCTCGCGCGACCAGTCGCAGGAGGCGCCCAGACGTTTGAGCTGGCCGATGATGGTGCCGCGGGATTTTACCTTCTGCTCCCAGACGCGTGCGAGGAATTTGTCGCGGCCCATCTCGGCGCGCGTGGGCTCGCCGTTGGCGGCCATTTCGCGTTCGGTGACCATCTGCGTGGCGATGCCTGCGTGATCGGTGCCGGGCTGCCAGAGCGTGTCGAACCCGCGCATCCGGTGCCAGCGGGTCAGGATGTCCTGCAGTGTGTTGTTAAACGCATGCCCCATGTGCAGTGAGCCCGTCACATTTGGCGGGGGGATCATAATGGAAAAGGTCTCGCTGCGTGAGGCATTGGCCCCGGCTGCAAAAGCGCCGGCCTTTTCCCAGGCTGCATAGAGGCGGTCTTCGGCCGCTTTTGCGTCAAATGTTTTGTCCAGCGCCATGATCGCACCCTCATTTACGTGATGAGCGCTGATCTAGCGGAGCAGAGCACAAAGGGAAAGGTCACGCGTCGCGTTTTCGGTGCTGCGCCGGGCCCGGGCGTGGCCGGGCAGCCTCAGGCAGGCCTCGATGGCCTGCCTGAGGCTTCGCCTGTGCACCCGCCCGTCAGCCTGCGACGAGCGGCACCCTTACGCCTGGGCGCAGAACCTCCGCATCCCATGGTGGTCTGGCGAAAACCTCTTCTACGCGCGGTGCAAAATGCGCCAGCGGCAGCGTGTCGTAGTCCGGATCAAAGCTCGCCTGATCCCAGCGCTCGCAGAACGTCGCACAGTCATCAAAGTACATATGCCCCGCGTAAGCGTCACGTTTATCCGG is part of the Roseobacter ponti genome and encodes:
- a CDS encoding valine--tRNA ligase, with product MALDKTFDAKAAEDRLYAAWEKAGAFAAGANASRSETFSIMIPPPNVTGSLHMGHAFNNTLQDILTRWHRMRGFDTLWQPGTDHAGIATQMVTEREMAANGEPTRAEMGRDKFLARVWEQKVKSRGTIIGQLKRLGASCDWSREAFTMGGAPGDPEAGRGPDFHDAVIKVFVDMYNKGLIYRGKRLVNWDPHFETAISDLEVENIETDGFMWHFKYPLAGGATYEYVEKDEDGNETLRETRDYISIATTRPETMLGDGAVAVHPTDERYAPIIGKLCEIPVGPKEHRRLIPIITDEYPDPAFGSGAVKITGAHDFNDYAVAMRNNIPLYALLDTKGRMRADGRPYEDSAEEAGRIADLWVEMHKSTEGRFQSPSEQPAPDVSDVNLVPEDLRGLDRFEARKKVVEQITAEGLAVMHRVPVIDEEDGQESSELAPLVEAKKIMQPFGDRSKVVIEPMLTDQWFVDTAQIVQPAIDAVRNGETEILPEQDKKVYFNWLENIEPWCISRQLWWGHQIPVWYGPTCETDADGNSALTGRVQRDAGFGESYDTSNAKVFCAASIEDLIAQARDYYPDDFEIVAADFDSPGFQIRKPRDGKSGVIELGRDPDVLDTWFSSGLWPIGTLGWTGNAEKDADNEALQKYFPTSVLITGFDIIFFWVARMMMMQYAVVGQKPFDTVYVHALVRDEKGKKMSKSLRNVIDPLDMIDEFGADAVRFTLTAMAAMGRDLKLSTQRIAGYRNFGTKLWNACRFAEMNGVFEHRAKTVHDQCTGGARPVHPRAPVNKWIIGETARVREEIDAALENYRFNDAANAAYAFVWGKVCDWYVELSKPLLQDEANAEFAPETRETMAWVLDQCMILLHPVMPFITEELWAATGTREKMLVHADWPDYKAADLVDADADRELTWVISLIEAIRSARAQMHVPAGLYVPLVVTDIDAAGEAAWARNEVMIKRLARVGDLSRAESFPKGTVSLAVPGASFGLPLADIIDIAEEKARLEKSLGKLTKELGGLRGRLNNPKFAASAPEEVVEETRANLALREEEETQLKEALARLAELG